One Phaseolus vulgaris cultivar G19833 chromosome 4, P. vulgaris v2.0, whole genome shotgun sequence DNA window includes the following coding sequences:
- the LOC137836951 gene encoding alpha-1,4 glucan phosphorylase L isozyme, chloroplastic/amyloplastic — MASTTMRLSATSAGAQALPRRNSLAVLLTVSARSSAKSRLRFIGRSSNLSFLRRRNSFSAVKCVSGSEARKTLHDPVAQQQAASSLSSSTPDASSIASSIKYHAEFTPLFSTHNFDLPQAFFATAQSVHDALIINWNATYDYYEKLNVKQAYYLSMEFLQGRALLNAIGNLELTGAYAEALSKLGYKLENVAFQEPDAALGNGGLGRLASCFLDSLATLNYPAWGYGLRYKYGLFKQRITKEGQEEVAEDWLEMGSPWEIVRNDVSYPVKFYGKVVSGSDGKKHWIGGEEIKAVAHDVPIPGYKTKTTINLRLWSTKAASEEFDLYAFNAGRHNEASEALANAEKICYILYPGDESIEGKTLRLKQQYTLCSASLQDIIACFERRSGANLNWEEFPEKVAVQMNDTHPTLCIPELMRILIDVKGLSWKDAWNITQRTVAYTNHTVLPEALEKWSLDLMQKLLPRHIEIIEMIDEELIGTIIAEYGTADSDLLENKLKEMRILENVELPEEFADVLVKSKETTDIPSEEPQSSEQVEEEEEEEKKKDDDNDEVEGALAEKKGTDESSIEDEKEELPVPVPEPPKLVRMANLCVVGGHAVNGVAEIHSEIVKDEVFNAFYKLWPEKFQNKTNGVTPRRWIKFCNPLLSKIITEWIGTEDWVLNTEKLAELRKFVENEDLQLQWREAKRSNKVKVAAFIREKTGYFVSPDAMFDIQVKRIHEYKRQLMNILGIVYRYKKMKEMSPVERKANFVPRVCIFGGKAFATYVQAKRIVKFITDVGETVNHDPEIGDLLKVIFVPDYNVSVAEMLIPASELSQHISTAGMEASGTSNMKFAMNGCILIGTLDGANVEIREEVGADNFFLFGAEAPEIAGLRKERAEGKFVPDPRFEEVKEFVRSGVFGSYNYDELIGSLEGNEGFGRADYFLVGKDFPSYIECQEKVDEAYRDQKKWTRMSILNTAGSYKFSSDRTIHEYAREIWNIEPAQLP, encoded by the exons ATGGCTTCCACCACAATGCGGCTCTCCGCTACTTCCGCCGGTGCTCAGGCGCTTCCCCGCCGTAACTCCCTCGCCGTGCTCTTAACCGTCTCCGCGAGATCCTCCGCAAAATCGAGGCTCAGGTTTATCGGAAGAAGCTCCAACTTGAGCTTCCTCCGGAGGCGGAACTCTTTCTCCGCTGTGAAGTGCGTCTCCGGTAGCGAGGCCAGGAAGACACTACACGATCCCGTGGCTCAGCAACAAG ccGCTAGCTCTCTCAGCTCCTCGACGCCAGATGCTTCATCTATTGCCTCGAGTATTAAATACCATGCAGAGTTCACTCCATTGTTTTCAACACATAATTTTGATCTACCACAGGCTTTTTTTGCAACTGCACAGAGTGTTCACGATGCTCTCATTATTAACTGGAATGCCACCTATGATTACTACGAGAAGCTGAATGTTAAGCAGGCATATTACCTTTCGATGGAATTTTTGCAG GGTAGAGCATTACTAAATGCAATAGGCAATCTAGAGTTAACTGGTGCTTATGCCGAGGCTTTGAGCAAGCTTGGGTATAAATTAGAAAATGTGGCATTCCAG GAGCCAGATGCTGCACTTGGAAATGGTGGTCTGGGGCGACTTGCTTCATGTTTCTTGGACTCTTTGGCAACCTTGAACTATCCAGCTTGGGGTTATGGATTGAGATATAAGTATGGTTTATTTAAACAACGAATAACCAAAGAGGGGCAGGAGGAAGTCGCTGAAGATTGGCTTGAG ATGGGCAGTCCCTGGGAGATTGTTAGAAATGACGTTTCATATCCTGTAAAGTTCTATGGCAAGGTTGTATCAGGGTCAGATGGTAAAAAACACTGGATTGGAGGAGAAGAAATAAAAGCTGTTGCACATGATGTTCCAATACCAGGATATAAAACTAAGACTACAATCAACTTGAGACTTTGGTCTACAAAAGCTGCATCGGAAGAATTTGATTTATATGCTTTTAATGCTGGAAGACACAATGAAGCGTCTGAGGCTCTAGCAAACGCTGAAAAG ATATGTTATATACTCTACCCTGGGGATGAATCAATAGAGGGCAAGACCCTTCGTCTCAAGCAACAATATACTTTATGTTCTGCTTCTCTTCAAGACATAATTGCTTGTTTTGAGAGAAGATCAGGAGCAAATTTGAATTGGGAAGAGTTCCCTGAAAAGGTTGCAGTGCAGATGAATGATACGCACCCAACCTTGTGCATCCCAGAGCTGATGAGAATTTTAATAGATGTAAAGGGTTTAAGTTGGAAAGATGCTTGGAATATTACACAAAG GACTGTAGCATATACAAACCATACTGTTCTTCCCGAGGCACTAGAGAAATGGAGCTTGGATCTTATGCAGAAACTGCTTCCACGCCATATTGAGATAATAGAAATGATTGATGAGGAG TTGATTGGGACCATAATTGCAGAATATGGCACTGCAGATTCAGACTTGTTGGAGAATAAATTGAAGGAAATGAGAATACTAGAAAATGTTGAATTGCCTGAAGAATTTGCAGATGTACTGGTTAAGTCGAAAGAGACGACTGATATTCCTAGTGAGGAGCCGCAAAGTTCTGAAcaagtagaagaagaagaagaagaagaaaaaaaaaaagatgatgataacGACGAAGTGGAAGGAGCCCTTGCTGAAAAGAAGGGAACGGATGAAAGTTCCATTGAGGATGAGAAAGAAGAGTTGCCTGTGCCAGTACCAGAACCACCAAAATTGGTTCGTATGGCAAATCTGTGTGTTGTGGGTGGTCATGCAGTGAATGGGGTTGCAGAGATACACAGTGAAATTGTAAAAGATGAAGTTTTCAATGCGTTTTATAAG ttgtgGCCTGAGAAAttccaaaacaaaacaaatggtGTGACACCAAGGAGATGGATCAAGTTCTGCAATCCGCTTCTGAGTAAAATAATAACGGAGTGGATAGGCACAGAGGATTGGGTCCTAAATACAGAGAAATTAGCCGAGCTAAGGAAG TTTGTAGAGAATGAGGATCTACAACTGCAGTGGAGGGAAGCAAAGAGGAGTAACAAAGTTAAAGTTGCGGCATTTATCAGAGAAAAAACAGGGTATTTTGTCAGTCCTGATGCAATGTTTGACATCCAG GTGAAGAGAATCCATGAATATAAGCGACAATTAATGAACATACTTGGAATTGTTTACCGGTACAAGAAGATGAAAGAAATGAGTCCTGTGGAAAGGAAAGCAAATTTTGTTCCTAGAGTTTGTATATTTGGGGGGAAAGCATTTGCTACGTATGTGCAAGCCAAGAGAATTGTGAAATTTATTACAGATGTTGGGGAAACCGTTAATCATGATCCTGAAATAGGAGATCTACTCAAG GTTATTTTTGTCCCTGATTACAATGTCAGTGTTGCTGAGATGCTTATTCCGGCAAGTGAATTGTCACAACATATCAG TACTGCTGGAATGGAAGCAAGTGGAACCAGCAACATGAAATTTGCAATGAATGGCTGCATATTGATTGGAACTTTAGATGGGGCCAATGTTGAAATTAGGGAAGAGGTTGGTGCAGATAACTTCTTCCTCTTTGGTGCCGAGGCTCCTGAAATTGCTGGGCTGAGGAAAGAAAGAGCAGAGGGAAAG TTTGTCCCCGATCCACGATTTGAAGAAGTCAAAGAATTTGTCAGAAGTGGTGTTTTTGGATCTTACAACTATGACGAATTGATTGGATCCTTAGAGGGAAATGAAGGTTTTGGTCGTGCAGATTATTTCCTTGTGGGCAAGGACTTCCCCAGCTACATAGAATGCCAAGAGAAGGTTGATGAAGCATACAGAGACCAAAAA AAATGGACAAGAATGTCAATATTGAACACAGCAGGGTCATACAAGTTTAGCAGTGACCGTACGATTCATGAATATGCCCGAGAGATATGGAACATTGAACCAGCCCAATTGCCGTAG
- the LOC137836953 gene encoding UDP-glucose 6-dehydrogenase 1-like isoform X1, with the protein MVKICCIGAGYVGGPTMAVIALKCPSIEVAVVDISKSRIAAWNSDQLPIYEPGLDDVVKQCRGKNLFFSTDVEKHVFEADIVFVSVNTPTKTRGLGAGKAADLTYWESAARMIADVSKSDKIVVEKSTVPVKTAEAIEKILSHNSKGTKFQILSNPEFLAEGTAIKDLFNPDRVLIGGRETPEGEKAIETLKNVYAHWVPEERILTTNLWSAELSKLAANAFLAQRISSVNAMSALCEATGANVTQVSYAVGTDTRIGPKFLNASVGFGGSCFQKDILNLVYICECNGLPEVAEYWKQVIKINDYQKSRFVNRVVSSMFNTVATKKIAILGFAFKKDTGDTRETPAIDVCKGLLGDKARLSIYDPQVTEEQIQRDLWMNKFDWDHPIHLQPTSPTTEKKVSVVWDAYEATKDADGVCILTEWDEFKSLDYQKVYDNMRKPAFVFDGRNVVDMQKLREIGFIVYSIGKPLDPWLKDMPAVA; encoded by the coding sequence ATGGTGAAGATTTGCTGCATTGGTGCTGGATATGTAGGGGGTCCTACAATGGCAGTCATTGCACTGAAGTGCCCCTCCATTGAAGTTGCTGTTGTGGATATCTCAAAATCCCGCATTGCAGCATGGAACAGTGACCAGCTTCCTATCTATGAGCCAGGCCTTGATGATGTGGTGAAGCAATGTCGTGGCAAGAACCTTTTCTTCAGCACTGATGTTGAGAAACATGTGTTTGAGGCTGACATAGTGTTTGTATCTGTCAACACTCCAACAAAAACTCGAGGTCTTGGAGCCGGCAAGGCTGCAGATTTGACATACTGGGAGAGTGCAGCTCGCATGATTGCTGATGTCTCCAAGAGTGACAAAATTGTGGTAGAGAAATCCACTGTCCCTGTGAAAACTGCAGAGGCTATAGAGAAAATTTTGAGTCACAATAGCAAGGGCACCAAGTTCCAAATCCTATCAAACCCTGAGTTCCTTGCTGAGGGAACTGCAATCAAAGATCTTTTCAACCCGGATCGGGTCCTGATTGGAGGCAGGGAGACCCCAGAAGGTGAAAAGGCCATTGAAACATTGAAAAATGTTTATGCTCATTGGGTTCCTGAGGAAAGAATCCTAACCACAAACTTGTGGTCTGCTGAACTGTCGAAGCTTGCTGCTAATGCCTTCTTGGCGCAGAGAATTTCATCTGTGAATGCTATGTCAGCACTTTGTGAGGCCACTGGGGCAAATGTGACACAAGTGTCCTATGCTGTTGGCACTGACACAAGGATTGGCCCCAAGTTCCTGAATGCTAGTGTTGGTTTTGGTGGATCATGCTTCCAGAAAGATATCTTGAACCTTGTGTACATCTGTGAGTGCAATGGCCTGCCAGAGGTGGCTGAGTACTGGAAGCAAGTGATAAAGATCAATGACTATCAGAAGAGCCGATTCGTGAACCGAGTAGTGTCCTCAATGTTCAACACAGTTGCAACCAAGAAGATTGCCATTCTGGGGTTTGCATTCAAGAAGGACACAGGGGACACAAGGGAGACACCAGCAATTGATGTGTGCAAGGGGCTACTTGGTGACAAGGCACGTCTCAGCATATATGATCCACAGGTGACTGAGGAGCAAATTCAGAGGGATCTGTGGATGAACAAGTTTGATTGGGACCACCCCATTCACTTGCAGCCAACAAGTCCTACAACTGAGAAGAAAGTGAGTGTGGTTTGGGATGCATATGAGGCAACAAAGGATGCAGATGGTGTTTGCATTCTGACTGAGTGGGATGAGTTCAAGAGTCTTGATTATCAGAAGGTGTATGACAACATGAGAAAACCAGCATTTGTTTTTGATGGAAGGAACGTTGTGGATATGCAGAAGCTACGTGAGATTGGTTTCATTGTCTACTCAATTGGGAAACCACTCGATCCATGGCTCAAGGACATGCCTGCTGTCGCATAA
- the LOC137836955 gene encoding small ribosomal subunit protein eS19z, with translation MATAKTVKDVSPHDFVKAYASHLKRSGKMELPEWTDIVKTAKFKELAPYDPDWYYVRAASMARKIYLRGGLGVGAFQRIYGGSKRNGSRPPHFCKSSGSIARHILQQLEQMNIVEFDTKGGRKITSSGRRDLDQVAGRIVIAA, from the exons ATGGCAACAGCGAAGACCGTTAAGGATGTTTCGCCACACGATTTCGTGAAGGCTTACGCTTCCCACCTCAAGCGTTCTGGCAAG ATGGAGCTTCCTGAGTGGACTGATATTGTAAAAACAGCCAAATTTAAGGAATTGGCTCCATATGATCCTGACTGGTATTATGTTAGAGCTG CCTCAATGGCAAGAAAAATCTATTTGAGAGGTGGTCTTGGTGTTGGTGCTTTCCAGAGGATCTATGGTGGAAGCAAGAGGAATGGAAGCCGGCCCCCACATTTCTGCAAGAGCAGTGGTTCTATTGCCAGACACATTCTGCAACAGTTGGAGCAGATGAACATTGTTGAGTTTGATACTAAAGG AGGGAGGAAAATCACTTCCAGTGGTCGAAGGGATCTTGACCAAGTTGCTGGGCGAATTGTGATTGCTGCTTGA
- the LOC137836952 gene encoding microtubule-destabilizing protein 60-like — MATTPSKKPSRNAENANPNVSHRHLQSPSSKSPALRSSKSNTTNPVVQSPQNRIRQRKFVVVKKKNQKGLPNNNVSCKCKHNGGAKCVCVAYQTLRASQEEFFLKENKGCDDDDEEEAKAECESVSAVEIEGTKSETVEDEEKEEGGLNVKRRRERGRLLEEGRKSVPEDGLGKVMHLVKAFEKLLTTPKSSEEKDDKEDDNHGEKDNKSKAMKWALSGLQFEEHRKAVAAADGSVSDSSSFYCTSDLVLTSEKLGLDQGISVSSSWDGSSRSVSTRTSGGRRSRRNSLESSGTFGGSRWKRKEKQRVTMQKPFNLRTEQRGKLKEEELMKKEQDMMAEEEKMRIPIAQGLPWTTDEPECLLKPTVKEITRPIDLKLHSDIRAIDRAEFDQQIAEKLNFIEQLKLERGRQQKLVEVEEIKRLRKELVPKAQPMPYFDRPFVPRRSMKHPTIPREPKIHIPQHQHKKIKCLLSWNDMNSCSSYLN; from the exons ATGGCCACCACACCCTCAAAGAAACCctcaagaaacgcagagaatGCGAACCCTAACGTTTCTCACCGTCATCTTCAAAGCCCTTCTTCAAAGTCCCCTGCTTTGAGATCCTCCAAGTCAAACACCACCAACCCAGTTGTGCAATCCCCGCAGAACAGGATCCGGCAGAGGAAGTTCGTGGTGGTCAAGAAGAAGAATCAAAAGGGTCTTCCAAACAACAATGTTTCGTGTAAGTGCAAACACAACGGTGGCGCCAAGTGCGTTTGCGTGGCGTACCAGACTCTCAGGGCTTCTCAAGAAGAGTTTTTTCTCAAAGAGAATAAGGGTTgcgatgatgatgatgaagaagaggCAAAAGCTGAGTGTGAGAGTGTGAGTGCTGTTGAAATTGAGGGAACGAAAAGTGAAACAGTGGAggatgaagaaaaagaagaaggcGGTCTCAATGTGAAACGAAGGAGGGAGAGGGGTAGGTTATTGGAAGAGGGGCGGAAGAGTGTTCCTGAAGATGGGTTGGGAAAGGTTATGCATTTGGTCAAGGCCTTCGAGAAGCTTCTCACTACACCCAAAAGTTCAGAGGAAAAAGACGACAAGGAGGATGATAATCATGGAGAGAAAGATAATAAAAGCAAGGCCATGAAATGGGCTTTGTCTGGGTTGCAATTTGAAGAACATCGTAAGGCAGTTGCAGCTGCTGATGGTTCTGTTTCTGATTCTTCTTCGTTTTATTGTACTTCTGATTTGGTTTTGACATCCGAGAAGCTTGGCTTGGATCAAGGGATTTCAGTTTCTTCCTCTTGGGATGGTAGCAGTAGAAG TGTATCTACTAGGACTTCTGGGGGTAGAAGAAGCAGGAGAAAT AGCTTGGAGTCATCTGGGACTTTTGGAGGGAGCAGGTGGAAGAGGAAGGAGAAGCAAAGAGTCACTAtgcaaaaaccatttaaccttAGGACAGAG CAAAGGGGAAAGTTGAAAGAGGAAGAATTGATGAAGAAAGAACAAGACATGATGgctgaagaagaaaagatgaggATACCAATTGCACAAGGTCTTCCGTGGACAACAGATGAACCTGAG TGCTTGTTAAAACCTACAGTTAAAGAGATAACAAGGCCTATTGACCTAAAGCTCCATAGTGATATTCGGGCAATTGATCGTGCTGAATTTGACCAACAG ATAGCAGAAAAATTGAACTTCATAGAACAACTGAAGTTGGAAAGGGGAAGACAACAGAAG TTGGTAGAAGTAGAAGAAATAAAGAGATTGAGGAAGGAACTCGTTCCAAAGGCTCAACCAATGCCTTATTTTGATAGACCTTTTGTTCCAAGGAG GTCAATGAAGCATCCAACAATACCCAGAGAACCCAAAATTCACATACCCCAACATCAACATAAGAAGATAAAGTGTTTGTTGTCATGGAATGACATGAACTCCTGCTCCTCCTATCTCAACTAA
- the LOC137836953 gene encoding UDP-glucose 6-dehydrogenase 1-like isoform X2, with amino-acid sequence MVAQRRKMVKICCIGAGYVGGPTMAVIALKCPSIEVAVVDISKSRIAAWNSDQLPIYEPGLDDVVKQCRGKNLFFSTDVEKHVFEADIVFVSVNTPTKTRGLGAGKAADLTYWESAARMIADVSKSDKIVVEKSTVPVKTAEAIEKILSHNSKGTKFQILSNPEFLAEGTAIKDLFNPDRVLIGGRETPEGEKAIETLKNVYAHWVPEERILTTNLWSAELSKLAANAFLAQRISSVNAMSALCEATGANVTQVSYAVGTDTRIGPKFLNASVGFGGSCFQKDILNLVYICECNGLPEVAEYWKQVIKINDYQKSRFVNRVVSSMFNTVATKKIAILGFAFKKDTGDTRETPAIDVCKGLLGDKARLSIYDPQVTEEQIQRDLWMNKFDWDHPIHLQPTSPTTEKKVSVVWDAYEATKDADGVCILTEWDEFKSLDYQKVYDNMRKPAFVFDGRNVVDMQKLREIGFIVYSIGKPLDPWLKDMPAVA; translated from the exons ATG GTTGCTCAGAGAAGAAAAATGGTGAAGATTTGCTGCATTGGTGCTGGATATGTAGGGGGTCCTACAATGGCAGTCATTGCACTGAAGTGCCCCTCCATTGAAGTTGCTGTTGTGGATATCTCAAAATCCCGCATTGCAGCATGGAACAGTGACCAGCTTCCTATCTATGAGCCAGGCCTTGATGATGTGGTGAAGCAATGTCGTGGCAAGAACCTTTTCTTCAGCACTGATGTTGAGAAACATGTGTTTGAGGCTGACATAGTGTTTGTATCTGTCAACACTCCAACAAAAACTCGAGGTCTTGGAGCCGGCAAGGCTGCAGATTTGACATACTGGGAGAGTGCAGCTCGCATGATTGCTGATGTCTCCAAGAGTGACAAAATTGTGGTAGAGAAATCCACTGTCCCTGTGAAAACTGCAGAGGCTATAGAGAAAATTTTGAGTCACAATAGCAAGGGCACCAAGTTCCAAATCCTATCAAACCCTGAGTTCCTTGCTGAGGGAACTGCAATCAAAGATCTTTTCAACCCGGATCGGGTCCTGATTGGAGGCAGGGAGACCCCAGAAGGTGAAAAGGCCATTGAAACATTGAAAAATGTTTATGCTCATTGGGTTCCTGAGGAAAGAATCCTAACCACAAACTTGTGGTCTGCTGAACTGTCGAAGCTTGCTGCTAATGCCTTCTTGGCGCAGAGAATTTCATCTGTGAATGCTATGTCAGCACTTTGTGAGGCCACTGGGGCAAATGTGACACAAGTGTCCTATGCTGTTGGCACTGACACAAGGATTGGCCCCAAGTTCCTGAATGCTAGTGTTGGTTTTGGTGGATCATGCTTCCAGAAAGATATCTTGAACCTTGTGTACATCTGTGAGTGCAATGGCCTGCCAGAGGTGGCTGAGTACTGGAAGCAAGTGATAAAGATCAATGACTATCAGAAGAGCCGATTCGTGAACCGAGTAGTGTCCTCAATGTTCAACACAGTTGCAACCAAGAAGATTGCCATTCTGGGGTTTGCATTCAAGAAGGACACAGGGGACACAAGGGAGACACCAGCAATTGATGTGTGCAAGGGGCTACTTGGTGACAAGGCACGTCTCAGCATATATGATCCACAGGTGACTGAGGAGCAAATTCAGAGGGATCTGTGGATGAACAAGTTTGATTGGGACCACCCCATTCACTTGCAGCCAACAAGTCCTACAACTGAGAAGAAAGTGAGTGTGGTTTGGGATGCATATGAGGCAACAAAGGATGCAGATGGTGTTTGCATTCTGACTGAGTGGGATGAGTTCAAGAGTCTTGATTATCAGAAGGTGTATGACAACATGAGAAAACCAGCATTTGTTTTTGATGGAAGGAACGTTGTGGATATGCAGAAGCTACGTGAGATTGGTTTCATTGTCTACTCAATTGGGAAACCACTCGATCCATGGCTCAAGGACATGCCTGCTGTCGCATAA
- the LOC137836954 gene encoding microtubule-destabilizing protein 60-like codes for MELASKNSNQAITTTPSKKKNSENTENLNPNVPHRGLSSKSPPLRPSKPDNTNPVVQSPQNRIRQRKFVVAKKNNRKGSRNDAVSCKCKENGGSKCVCVAYQTLRASQEEFFLKERKGYGEEEEEEEVEEARDEEGYDLETEGTKSETVGDEEKEEGGSTVKRRRERDRLLEEARNSVPENGFGKVMHLVKAFEKLLTIPKTSKEKDHTEDQDQDQDLGEKGDKNKVMKWALPGLQFEATSGSGFSSFCHNSDLVLTSENLGLDQGISVSSSWDSSRASVSSRTSGGRRSRRNSSESSGTFGGKRWKRKEKLRVTRQKPFRLRTEQRGKLKEEEFMKKVQEMTAEEEKMRVPIAQGLPWTTDEPQCLVKPAVKESTKPIDPKLHTDIRAIDRAEFDQQVAEKMNFIEQLKLERERQQKLAEEEEIKRLRKELIPKAQPMPYFDRPFVPRRSMKHPTIPREPKLQLPQLQHKKIKCMFSWNDMNPYSSYLN; via the exons ATGGAACTAGCAAGCAAGAACAGTAATCAAGCAATCACCACCACTCcctcaaagaaaaaaaactcaGAAAACACAGAGAATTTGAACCCTAATGTGCCTCATCGAGGCCTTTCTTCAAAGTCCCCTCCTTTGAGACCTTCCAAGCCAGACAACACCAACCCAGTTGTGCAATCGCCGCAGAACAGGATCAGGCAGAGGAAGTTCGTGGTGGCCAAGAAGAACAATCGAAAGGGTTCTCGAAACGATGCCGTTTCATGCAAGTGCAAGGAAAACGGTGGCTCCAAGTGTGTTTGCGTGGCGTACCAGACCCTGAGGGCTTCCCAGGAGGAGTTTTTCCTCAAAGAGAGGAAGGGCTAtggtgaggaagaagaagaagaagaagtagaaGAGGCAAGAGATGAGGAGGGCTATGATTTGGAAACCGAGGGAACAAAAAGTGAGACTGTGGGagatgaagaaaaagaagaggGAGGTTCCACTGTGAAACGAAGGAGGGAGAGGGACAGGTTGTTGGAAGAGGCTAGGAACAGTGTCCCtgaaaatgggtttgggaaggtTATGCATTTGGTTAAGGCCTTTGAGAAGCTGCTTACTATACCAAAAACTTCAAAGGAAAAAGATCACACGGAGGATCAGGATCAGGATCAGGATCTTGGGGAGAAAGGGGATAAGAACAAGGTGATGAAATGGGCATTGCCAGGGTTGCAATTTGAAGCTACTTCTGGTTCCGGGTTTTCTTCATTTTGTCATAATTCTGACTTGGTTTTGACGTCTGAGAACCTTGGTTTGGATCAGGGGATATCAGTTTCTTCGTCTTGGGACAGTAGCCGTGCAAG TGTGTCTAGTAGGACTTCTGGGGGTAGAAGGAGCAGGAGAAAT AGCTCAGAGTCGTCTGGAACTTTTGGAGGGAAGAGGTGGAAGAGGAAAGAGAAGCTAAGAGTCACTAGGCAAAAACCCTTTAGGTTAAGGACAGAG CAAAGGGGAAAGTTGAAAGAGGAAGAATTTATGAAAAAAGTACAAGAGATGACGgctgaagaagaaaagatgaggGTACCAATTGCACAAGGTCTTCCATGGACAACAGATGAACCTCAG TGCCTGGTAAAACCTGCAGTTAAAGAAAGCACAAAGCCTATTGACCCAAAACTTCATACTGATATTCGGGCAATTGATCGTGCTGAATTTGACCAACAG GTTGCAGAGAAAATGAACTTTATAGAACAACTAAAGTTGGAAAGGGAAAGACAACAGAAG TTGGCAGAAGAGGAAGAGATCAAAAGGTTGAGGAAAGAACTCATTCCAAAGGCTCAACCAATGCCTTACTTTGATAGACCTTTTGTCCCAAGGAG GTCAATGAAGCATCCAACAATACCAAGAGAACCCAAGCTTCAGCTACCCCAACTTCAACATAAGAAGATAAAGTGCATGTTTTCATGGAATGACATGAACCCGTACTCCTCCTATCTCAACTAA